The following proteins are co-located in the Choristoneura fumiferana chromosome 23, NRCan_CFum_1, whole genome shotgun sequence genome:
- the LOC141440763 gene encoding uncharacterized protein, protein MAAMFLPILGMLVLSCAAQSPYFRRPVGYPVLEPTSTTTTTQSSDLLDRAGNDATTMSTTTLRLPPEALGNQAVVDALSKLPADRQPFWLLNRQALEEQRNKPHTFDQRPSFFIDSLSRQGSLVSQGPENFAQKPQDFSQIPQNFAQRPQNFAQFPQNFAQTTQNFAQSPQNFAQNSQLGNFISRPPNSPFF, encoded by the exons ATGGCTGCCATGTTCCTGCCTATTTTGGGAATGTTGGTGCTATCATGCGCAGCTCAGTCTCCATACTTTAGAAGACCCGTGGGCTACCCAGTGCTCGAACCCACTAGCACTACAACTACTACTCAGAGTAGTGACCTCTTGGACAG aGCCGGCAACGATGCAACTACAATGTCAACAACTACTTTACGTTTACCACCAGAAGCTTTAGGCAACCAGGCTGTGGTGGACGCTCTCAGCAAACTACCAGCAGACAGACAACCATTCTGGTTGCTGAATAGACAAGCATTAGAAGAACAAAGAAACAAACCCCATACTTTTGACCAGAGACCTAGCTTCTTTATCGATAGCTTATCACGCCAAGGATCACTTGTTTCTCAAGGACCAGAAAATTTTGCTCAGAAACCACAAGACTTTTCTCAGATCCCACAAAATTTTGCTCAGAGGCCACAAAATTTTGCTCAGTTCCCGCAAAATTTTGCTCAGACAACACAAAATTTTGCTCAAAGCCCGCAGAATTTTGCTCAAAACTCACAATTAGGAAACTTTATTTCTAGACCGCCAAATAGTCCTTTCTTTTGA